The window TACTTCTGCTAACAGTTGTGTGTTGTGAAAAGTTGTTGTTAACTCTTATTTacatttggttgtttttttacAGGAAGCATTTCGGAAAGTGTATCAATGGAAATTCATCCATTGCCTTGAGCTTTGGACTGGAGCTGTTTGTGCATACAGCTCTCAGTCTGAACTCAGACCAGTTGCTTATCCACTAGCCCAAATAATAACTGGTGTAGCACGACTTGTTCCCACTGCTCGCTACATTCCCCTTAGACTAAGATGTGTTCGTATGCTAAACCGGATTGCTGCTTCAACTGGTACCTATATACCCGTCTCAATTCTTCTTGTGGACATGTTAGAGATGAAGGAGCTCAACAGACCTCCCACTGGAGGCGTTGGCAAAGGTGTAGACTTACGAACACTATTGAAGGTAAAAACTTACTTGGTTGGGTCTTTAATAAAGAGTATAGGATGATGTTTTATCCTGGAAACTAACCGTTTTGGATATTGAAATCTCTTTTCAGGTAAGTAAACCAGCAGTGAAGACACGAGCGTTTCAGGAGGCATGTGTTTATTCTGTAGTTGAGGAGCTTGTGGAGCATTTGTCTCAGTGGAGTTGTTCTGTCGCTTTCTTTGAACTGTCATTTATTCCAACCATAAGGCTGCGTAGCTTTTCCAAGTCCACTAAAGCTGAGAGGTTTaggaaagaaatgaaacaactCATTAGCCAGGtacttcaaccaaaaaaaaaagagggctTTACGTGATGTATCTTGTACTTGCAATAAAAGAACTGACTATATGACTATATTGACTTGTGTGTTGATGACTCCTTTAATCTCTCTtgcttattatatttttctttgcttttcagATTGAAGCTAACTCAGAGTTTGTCAACAAAAAGAGAGCTTCAATTAAGTTTCTACCCAATGATCTTGCTGCTGCATCATTCCTTGAGGTTTAGTAAATCGTTTCTCTTGATTCAtttgaatatttgttgtttttctccACGTGTCTATGAACTCCTGCTGCAAAGCATATAAACATGGCTTCATTTATGTTATGCTATTTTGGTCTTCTCTGTTCAGGATGAGAAGAAGTCAGGAAAAAGCCCTCTATTGCAATACGCAGAAATTATCCGCCAAAGAGCCCAGCAAAGAAACGAATCACTGGTGGAATCAGAGTGCGTTACATTCCTCTAAACTTGATCactttgtatattttcttttatgacTTTGACTGCTAATAATAATCCGTTTGGTTTCTCTTAGTGTTATTGTGGGAGAGAACTCAGCTGTCTTTGGGAAAAACGCACCAAGCagtgatgaggaagatgatgaagataggATTGAAAAGGGTGCTGCAGCTTTCAATTCCTCCTGGTTACCGGGAAGTGACCCCAAGTATGTCTTTCTTCCTCTTGAATTACAAACATATCAGGATTTCTTATGGTAAATCACAGGGTTGGTGTGGTAGATTATGGTGTGAGTAGGGGTTGTTCCTGCAAAATTATTTCCCCCAATACAGCCATATCTAGATTGTGTCTATGTTTTAAAGTACTTTGAATAGTTACGGGTGGCTTGATTAACTTGGGGGAATGTAGATAGGAGCTGAATCTGGTCGTCTCTTATGCCTAGAATGTCGACACTTTATTTGGCCGTTGTGCTATATAACCTAAAGCAAATGTGCTTGACAGAGAGAAAGAGCCGGAGGAAGAGAagacgaaaaagaagaaaaggaagagaggtGGTAAGAGTAAATCAGAGAAAAAGCAAGACGAGGATGGTGCAGGAGAAGATGACGTTGTGGAGGACTTTGTGTTGAGTtctgatgaagaggaagaggatgatctGTTTGATATAGGAGGagacaaagatgatgatgaggatgcaGCAGACGAAATTACAGATCCTGAGACAAAGACATCTAATAAGACCTCTAAGAAAACTAAGGGCACTTATAAGACCTGGCATAAGACTTAcaagaagaccaagaagaagaaggcaagaGTAGCTTAGTTTTTCTGTACCTTCTTTTTGATTCTGTGGGATTACTTTTTCATATGTTTACCAAACAACAatagacaaaatcaaattttgggaAAAAGAGAAGCTAATATTCCAAATTAAATGATTGTACTAGAAATTTTTCATCGTCATTATCAGAAAGATATAAGTTCGACAATGTTTTTTGATGTGCATTACGAAGATGCAGCAAGTATAGAAGGCTGCTTCAATGATAGTGACATCAACGTGAACCAGGAGGAACGGAGTGGACTGGTTTCTTCATTAGCGTTGCAGGCCAGCTTTGATGTAAGCTGCGTAAAGATCCCTGTGTTTCAAAACAGTACAGTTCTCGTTATTATCGAAGAAAAAGTGTTAAATACTTTGGTGTTTTGCGTAAGACAAACTTACATGGAGTCCTTAATTGCAGCTATGGCAGCTTGAGCTGGAAGGAAAGCTTCAACGTCGACTTTCTTGTTCTCGTTCTTCTTGTCTAAAAGTTGATTGTTAagtgaaaactgaaaataacacaagctaaaacaaaatttaaagttagATGCAATATGGGATGTTATGTTGTGGATACAGTCCTCGAAGAAGCGGCGAATTTCAGCTAGACGGTGAGGGGGAAGCTCATTGAGTTCTCTGTAGTGACGGAACTCAGGATCGTCCGCACATACTGCAATTATCTTGTCGTCTTTTTCACCCTGCAAGTTTCAGAACAAGGTGATTCATGGTTTCTTACATGACAGGGAGATAGAATTGGGTTCACGGGTTGTTGTTACCTGATCAATCATGGGCATTAGACCAA is drawn from Camelina sativa cultivar DH55 chromosome 1, Cs, whole genome shotgun sequence and contains these coding sequences:
- the LOC104700297 gene encoding nucleolar complex protein 2 homolog, coding for MGAKDVIAMDRKSDKKRGKKLKSKKAEEAEEHDDEQSVEELNVDDIETDQKSDKKRGKKKVKSKKAEAEEHEEQLKRLQETQADFYEYMKEHDAELLKFDATEVEDDADVEPDTDVEDIEKQDDDVEIPKKVNEQKTITLAMVESWCDSIREDAKLGAVRSILRAYRTACHYGDDTGDDQSTKFSVMSSAVFNEIMIFVLSEMDGILRKLLRFPEDTRGTKETVLELTNTRPWKNYNHLLKSYLGNSLHVLNQMTDTEMISFTLRRLKHSSVFLAAFPSLLRKYIKVALHFWGTGSGALPVVSLLFLRDLCIRIGSDCVDDCIKGMYKAYVLNCQFVNADKLRHIFFLGNCFIELIGTDISASYQHAFVFIRQLAMILREALNTKTKEAFRKVYQWKFIHCLELWTGAVCAYSSQSELRPVAYPLAQIITGVARLVPTARYIPLRLRCVRMLNRIAASTGTYIPVSILLVDMLEMKELNRPPTGGVGKGVDLRTLLKVSKPAVKTRAFQEACVYSVVEELVEHLSQWSCSVAFFELSFIPTIRLRSFSKSTKAERFRKEMKQLISQIEANSEFVNKKRASIKFLPNDLAAASFLEDEKKSGKSPLLQYAEIIRQRAQQRNESLVESDVIVGENSAVFGKNAPSSDEEDDEDRIEKGAAAFNSSWLPGSDPKEKEPEEEKTKKKKRKRGGKSKSEKKQDEDGAGEDDVVEDFVLSSDEEEEDDLFDIGGDKDDDEDAADEITDPETKTSNKTSKKTKGTYKTWHKTYKKTKKKKARVA